GACCTTATTCCTATCCTTACGTGCGTCCCGATTTTGAGCTCATAGTTAAAAATGGTCTGTAAAGATATTCGTGTCCTGCGGCCACAAGGTTTTTTAGGCATAGACCACCCCAACTGTACGTTTTTATCCCCTTTTGCCCTCTTCTGGTTATTGCTTCGTACAGTTGGGATTCTCTATGCCTAAAAAAGCTACAGGATTCGGGGCAAGTCATCAGCTCCAAGTACTTAAAACAGCGTCGCAGACTCCTGATATGAGCGAAAAAAGACCATGTCCGGTCGTTGCGAGTTATTTTTCAAAAAGCTAAGTAGCTGCTGAGGGGAATCAAATTCCATAATTTCAGGCTGAGTCAAATTTAAAGAAAGCACTTCATAGATATTAGGATCAGTAATTGTATAAATACGAATAGGCTCTTTTTTTTATAGTTTCTTGAGAAGGAATAACCATAGGTTTTAATCATGTATTTATGTTGAAAGCAAATATATGCTGTTGAATAACAAACTGATTACAAGCATTATATATGTATATATATATATTACTATAGTTATATCTGCTCTAGAAACAGTCTAACCAGTACGAAGTCGTTTTGTAGAGAGAAAGTCGGAATGCCGCTACTCAGCATTCAACCGCAATCTCAGCTTATCAAATGGGTTTTTAGTTAATTATCTTGACTGAGAGTTCTTTTAGGCTTACTGATTCATGTAGCAAAACTCTTGAATCAGTTTTAAAATAGACTGTTGGCTAAGGTCAATGGCTTTCTTACTGTTCAAATCAACGATGACGATAAATTCTTCAAGTTGACTACTCGTCAGCGTTTGATACCCCATACTCCAAGACGAAAAAAGGCGTTGAGCAATGGGTCGATTGATTAATGTGGTTACATCCGTGTGCCTCTTGTCGCGCTGAATGCGGGCGTACAGTAGGTCCAGTTCAAGCTTTTTCCCTTCTAATACCTGAATGATCTGTCCATAAAAACAAAGCAGAACACCGGTAATATCTGCTTTCTTGTTGTCATAACGACTTTGCAATAAAATAGTGGCTAAGTCATTCTCGTTCATTAACTCGCTTGAATGACTTCTATAAACAATACAGTGATCAGGCATACGGTTGATTCGTAAGGCAATCGGCTTTAGCTTGGAAAGAAGCCAAACAAACACACTATACTTAAAATAGGTATCACCAGATAATTCGTACCCAAAATTAACAAAGTCGAAATACCAATCTGAGAGCTCTTCATCATGATATGAATGTTATATAAGTGGTCATTATGTTGTTCTGAACAGTCTATATTATAAGCAACACGCTTTCTGCTGTTGTACAGGAGGGCACTGAACAGATCCATATGAACAGTATACGCAACAGTGCCCTAGTATAGGTCTAAGCAAAGACTGACAATAGCTATATTCGTAGAAATATTGACAAGCATTAGTAGGCATGGTTTCCTGCTGCTGGTGATTGCACACAGGACACACTAGAGTTGATTCTAAGACCATTCTTGGTTGTATAATCAAACGTTATGTTACCCTCCCCACCTAAGTTTGTTTGCGCTGACAAAACCTAGGTTTTGTATATACTTGAAAAATCCTCTAACTATGTGTCTGACAAAACGTCTGACATAAGTGTTATGGGCCCAATTAATACAAATACAAAACCGGAGTTACGTCAGCAGCCTATAAAAACGGCACTGACAGAACCGGAGTTAAGTCAGCAGCTTACAGAACCAGCACTGACAGAACTGGAGTTAAGTCAGACAAAACCTGAAACAGACAAAAATAAAGGTGGACGTCCTCGTAAAGCTCCCGATGTAACACCTTGGACAGTTAGAGGTGTAGATCTGGAAACACGAACGGCTATAGAAAAGGCTGCAACACGAACGGGTAAGACTATTGGTCAGTACATGAATGAAGATCTACGCCAATATGCTCAAGAACAGCTAAAAAAAGGGAATCAGCCACCCATGAAACAGGAAGACTTACGTACTGAACTGGATGATATTAAAGGCATGATTACTCAACTTGCCGACCGAATACCGGTACAGGAAAAAAGGGGGTTCTTCCAACGGTTATTTGGTTAGTATTTCTATTCATAAACATCTTTACGATGGGCTATTTTCATAATGAAAATGGTTATCTGCTCATTT
Above is a window of Spirosoma linguale DSM 74 DNA encoding:
- a CDS encoding conserved hypothetical protein (KEGG: sse:Ssed_1896 hypothetical protein) gives rise to the protein MIIQPRMVLESTLVCPVCNHQQQETMPTNACQYFYEYSYCQSLLRPILGHCCVYCSYGSVQCPPVQQQKACCL
- a CDS encoding hypothetical protein (KEGG: pla:Plav_0458 peptidoglycan binding domain- containing protein), with the protein product MGPINTNTKPELRQQPIKTALTEPELSQQLTEPALTELELSQTKPETDKNKGGRPRKAPDVTPWTVRGVDLETRTAIEKAATRTGKTIGQYMNEDLRQYAQEQLKKGNQPPMKQEDLRTELDDIKGMITQLADRIPVQEKRGFFQRLFG
- a CDS encoding BLUF domain protein (PFAM: BLUF domain protein~KEGG: pat:Patl_1378 BLUF domain-containing protein), producing the protein MPDHCIVYRSHSSELMNENDLATILLQSRYDNKKADITGVLLCFYGQIIQVLEGKKLELDLLYARIQRDKRHTDVTTLINRPIAQRLFSSWSMGYQTLTSSQLEEFIVIVDLNSKKAIDLSQQSILKLIQEFCYMNQ